From the genome of Metarhizium brunneum chromosome 4, complete sequence, one region includes:
- the cwf19 gene encoding Pre-mRNA-splicing factor cwf19: protein MDGLDDFEKSLAAERLEREKAERAEQHRDRHQGHRKHRHHHRHNDRDDKERDGEHSHHRRRDHEDDHGHRHKRSRHSHDQADDAHRSRHRHHGHGSRERHSQRRPETGRESSSNGGSSDAPVRDAWMTAPSSIEVEHVHRAERSKPPSPPPQQPKRIIHSRELNQTIHQLDQQSSLSDMQQPTAERKVDYVFGDSGSSWRLTKLRGVYTTAEASGRPVEDVAMERYGSLQDFDDAREEKEEMERRRIYGEGYKEKERPMGDLYRAREHDKSRAHDDSAAAAEPDSGTVIPEEPSRNAAMDQTSLNRLRAQMMKAKLRRAPNAAQLEEEYNRAAALGPRPNAPEAVVLGIMDNRQLAGTRGEVKAVDTKRGRERGLVEENNDMSIEDMVREERRTKNQLGGEGLRLAERISKDAKYDNDLDYMDENAEKLAKRVHKSEINLKNMAVNEFQKMNRILESCPLCHHEDKGRPPLAPVISLGTRVFVTLTTEPEISPGGAVIVPITHRGNLLECDDDEWEEIRNFMKSLTRMYHDQGRDVVFYENAAAPHRHMHAAMVAVPIPYQEGATAPAYFKEAFLSSDEEWSQHKKVIDTAAKARDGMGRMAFRRSIAKEMPYFHVWFSLDGGLGHIVENADRWPRGDLFAREVLGGICDAEPHIVKKQGRWVRGDARVDEWKRGWRKFDWTRVLEEP, encoded by the coding sequence ATGGATGGCCTAGACGACTTTGAAAAATCTCTTGCCGCCGAACGGCTGGAGCGCGAAAAGGCAGAAAGGGCAGAACAGCATCGAGaccgccatcaaggccatcgcAAACaccgacatcatcatcgacacAACGACCGCGACGATAAAGAAAGAGACGGAGAGCACagccatcaccgccgtcgAGACCATGAAGATGACCACGGCCATAGGCACAAGAGAAGTCGACACTCTCACGACCAAGCCGATGACGCGCACCGGTCGAGACACaggcaccatggccacggaAGCAGGGAACGCCATTCGCAACGCCGGCCAGAGACGGGGCGGGAGTCATCGAGTAACGGGGGCTCGTCCGATGCTCCCGTGCGTGATGCATGGATGACGGCGCCATCGTCCATCGAGGTCGAGCATGTACACCGCGCAGAGAGAAGCAAGCCTccatcgccgcctccgcaGCAACCGAAGCGAATCATCCACTCTCGCGAACTCAATCAAACCATCCACCAACTAGACCAACAATCGTCACTGTCTGACATGCAGCAACCCACCGCCGAGAGAAAAGTCGACTACGTATTTGGCGACTCGGGCTCTTCATGGCGCTTAACAAAGCTGCGGGGGGTGTACACCACTGCCGAAGCAAGTGGACGGCCAGTCGAAGACGTGGCGATGGAGCGCTACGGCAGCTTACAAGACTTTGATGACGCGcgagaagagaaggaagaaatggAGCGGCGCAGGATCTACGGTGAAGGGtacaaggagaaggaaaggCCCATGGGAGACCTGTATCGAGCTCGAGAACACGACAAGTCGAGGGCACATGACGactctgctgccgccgcggaaCCAGATTCAGGCACTGTCATACCCGAAGAACCGTCACGGAATGCAGCCATGGACCAAACATCTCTTAACCGCCTCCGCGcccagatgatgaaggccAAGCTGCGCCGGGCCCCCAACGCCGCACAGCTGGAGGAGGAATACAATCGCGCCGCAGCTCTCGGCCCCCGGCCCAATGCtcccgaggccgtcgtcctcggcataATGGACAACCGCCAGTTGGCCGGCACCAGAGGGGAGGTCAAGGCTGTCGACACCAAACGCGGCCGCGAGAGGGGTCTGGTGGAAGAAAACAACGACATGTCCATCGAGGACATGGTCAGGGAAGAACGCCGCACCAAGAACCAGCTAGGTGGCGAAGGACTGCGTCTCGCAGAACGCATTTCCAAGGACGCCAAGTACGACAACGACCTGGACTACATGGATGAGAATGCAGAAAAGCTCGCCAAACGTGTGCACAAGAGCGAGATCAACCTCAAGAACATGGCCGTCAACGAGTTCCAAAAGATGAACCGCATCCTGGAGAGCTGCCCCCTGTGCCACCACGAAGACAAGGGCCGCCCGCCCCTGGCACCCGTCATATCCCTCGGCACGCGCGTCTTTGTGACCCTCACCACGGAGCCCGAGATCAGtcccggcggcgccgtcatcgTGCCCATCACGCACCGCGGCAACCTTTTGGaatgcgacgacgacgagtggGAGGAGATTCGCAACTTCATGAAGAGCCTCACGCGCATGTACCACGACCAAGGGCGCGACGTCGTCTTTTACGAGAacgccgccgcgccgcatCGCCACATGCACGCGGCCATGGTTGCCGTCCCCATTCCCTACCAAGAGGGCGCCACGGCGCCGGCATACTTCAAAGAGGCCTTTCTCTCCAGCGACGAGGAGTGGTCGCAGCACAAAAAGGTGATTgacacggcggccaaggcccgTGACGGCATGGGCAGAATGGCCTTCAGGAGGAGCATCGCCAAGGAGATGCCCTACTTCCACGTCTGGTTCTCGCTGGACGGCGGGCTGGGGCACATTGTCGAGAATGCGGACCGCTGGCCCAGGGGCGATTTGTTTGCAAGGGAAGTCCTGGGCGGGATATGCGATGCCGAGCCGCACATTGTCAAGAAGCAGGGCCGGTGGGTGCGTGGTGATGCGCGTGTGGATGAGTGGAAAAGAGGCTGGAGGAAGTTTGACTGGACACGGGTCTTGGAGGAGCCGTGA